From a region of the Vagococcus coleopterorum genome:
- a CDS encoding metallophosphoesterase, which translates to MSTTTLILAMLIILIIGYGFWSNRQLQIEHIPLLVTNLPKELEQVKISHISDLHFRRLKLNPDDLLEAISKESPDLIFVTGDTIDRTEDLSVTTIANFIDDLVIIAPTFVIEGNHEETCDDFDQWRQSILATRATLLENDVTTVTIKQTNIAVVGLRNEITDLPPEEKNKLKDYPISLILAHHPELYSDYLANFKETTAVAIFAGHAHGGQIRLPYIGGLLGPDNTWLPPYSSGIYFDQATKQLPLIVSRGLANSRFPLRINNKPHLITLTLKQK; encoded by the coding sequence ATGAGCACAACTACGTTGATTTTGGCAATGCTTATCATACTAATTATTGGTTATGGCTTCTGGTCTAATCGCCAATTACAAATAGAACACATTCCCTTATTAGTCACTAACTTACCAAAAGAATTAGAGCAGGTTAAAATTAGTCATATCTCTGATTTACATTTTAGACGACTTAAATTAAACCCTGATGATTTATTAGAAGCTATTTCCAAAGAATCACCTGATTTAATTTTTGTGACGGGTGATACAATTGATCGGACAGAAGATTTATCAGTAACGACCATCGCAAACTTTATCGACGACTTAGTTATCATTGCCCCTACTTTCGTCATTGAAGGGAATCACGAAGAAACTTGTGATGACTTTGATCAATGGCGTCAATCAATTTTAGCTACTCGGGCTACCTTACTTGAGAATGACGTGACAACGGTCACTATCAAACAAACTAATATTGCCGTTGTTGGCTTACGGAATGAAATAACTGATTTACCACCTGAAGAAAAAAACAAACTGAAAGATTACCCAATTTCACTCATCCTAGCACATCATCCAGAACTGTATTCTGATTACTTAGCTAACTTTAAAGAAACGACAGCAGTCGCTATTTTTGCCGGACATGCTCATGGAGGTCAAATTAGATTACCATACATAGGTGGACTTTTAGGACCTGATAATACTTGGTTACCACCTTATTCATCTGGCATTTATTTTGATCAAGCAACTAAGCAATTACCTTTAATAGTTAGCCGTGGATTAGCTAATAGTCGTTTCCCACTTCGCATTAACAATAAACCGCATTTAATTACCCTTACCTTAAAACAAAAATAA
- the rimP gene encoding ribosome maturation factor RimP — MSSVVETVTTVVTPITDELKFEVVEVEFVKEGQNWFLRIYIDKPGGIDIEDCAVASEKISEALDAMNPDPIPQAYFLEVSSPGAERPLKKEEDFVNALEEYVHVSLYTTVEDDKQFNGYLKEVTPETLTLTVKIKTRDKDMTFERSNIAKARLAIKF; from the coding sequence TTGAGTAGTGTTGTGGAAACTGTAACAACAGTTGTTACACCAATCACTGACGAATTAAAATTTGAGGTTGTTGAGGTGGAGTTTGTAAAAGAAGGCCAAAATTGGTTTCTAAGAATTTACATTGACAAACCAGGTGGGATTGATATTGAAGATTGTGCAGTAGCTAGTGAAAAAATTAGTGAAGCTTTAGATGCCATGAATCCAGATCCGATTCCGCAAGCATATTTCTTGGAAGTGTCTTCGCCTGGTGCAGAGCGTCCTTTGAAGAAAGAAGAAGATTTTGTAAATGCGTTGGAAGAATATGTTCACGTGTCGTTGTATACAACGGTTGAAGATGACAAACAATTCAACGGTTATTTAAAAGAAGTGACACCAGAAACCTTAACTTTAACAGTTAAGATTAAAACACGTGATAAAGACATGACTTTTGAACGTAGCAATATTGCAAAAGCGCGCTTAGCGATTAAATTTTAA
- the rnpM gene encoding RNase P modulator RnpM — MKERKVPLRKCVVSGEMNPKGTMVRIVRSKEGVVSIDPSGKMPGRGAYVTIEPTIVQKARDKQLFDRVLKAKVEDSFYQELMDYVSHQKARQELFANDK, encoded by the coding sequence ATGAAAGAACGAAAAGTTCCCTTAAGAAAATGTGTTGTTTCAGGTGAAATGAATCCTAAAGGTACAATGGTTAGGATTGTTCGCTCAAAAGAAGGCGTTGTTTCAATCGATCCTAGCGGTAAAATGCCAGGTCGAGGTGCTTACGTTACTATTGAGCCGACGATTGTCCAAAAAGCCCGTGATAAACAATTATTTGATCGAGTATTAAAAGCTAAGGTAGAAGATAGTTTTTATCAAGAGTTAATGGATTATGTATCCCATCAAAAAGCAAGACAGGAATTATTTGCAAATGACAAATAA
- a CDS encoding YlxQ-related RNA-binding protein has protein sequence MTNKDKILNLLGMAMRAGKIVSGEELTINDIRSGNAKIVFVANDASPNTIKKINDKSSYYQVPCSSEFSQMELSNAIGRSRMIIGVCDKGFAKKFQELLMT, from the coding sequence ATGACAAATAAGGATAAGATTTTAAATTTACTAGGGATGGCAATGAGAGCCGGTAAAATCGTTTCAGGTGAAGAATTAACAATAAATGACATTCGCTCAGGCAATGCCAAAATTGTCTTTGTAGCCAACGATGCAAGTCCCAATACAATAAAAAAAATCAATGACAAGAGCAGCTATTACCAAGTTCCTTGTAGTAGCGAGTTCTCACAAATGGAATTAAGCAATGCTATCGGTCGTAGCCGAATGATTATCGGTGTATGCGACAAAGGCTTTGCTAAGAAATTCCAGGAGTTATTGATGACATAG
- the infB gene encoding translation initiation factor IF-2 — translation MSKKRIYEFAKEIDQSNKAIVDKAQSLGMDIKNHMGSISSEQEKQLKAAFKGGAKPAPKGNAKPAVKPAEKPASQRPNAARPNFDTSERPASQRPNAARPNFSADERKVAPKPAAKPAEKPVQQKPAAPKPAAKPTERPAQQKPAASKPVAKPAEKPAQQKPAASKPAAKPAERPAQQKPAASKPAQQQNRPAQNQNNRPAQGQNQNNRPAQGQNQNARGGQQGGQNNRGGQGGYQGRSNNNYRPGGQGGYQGRNNNRFNKKGRKKQYPASNKPAVPARKFKELPEVLVYTEGMNVAEISKKIYRDPAEIIKKLFMMGVMVNQNQALDNDTIELLAVEYGIEAEEKVAVDVADIDKFFEPEAIEEGNLQERPPVVTIMGHVDHGKTTLLDTLRNTKVTDGEAGGITQHIGAYQIDVDGKTITFLDTPGHAAFTSMRARGASITDITILVVAADDGVMPQTIEAINHAKAADVPIIVAVNKIDKPGANPENVIGQLSEHGLIPEAWGGDTMFVNISAKNNENIDELLENIVLISEVQELKADPTQRAIGSVIEARLDKGKGTVATLLVQQGTLRVGDPIVVGNTFGRVRTMTNDMGRRDKEAGPATPVEITGLNDVPQAGDRFVVFEDEKTARAAGEERAARALSAQRNTNTVVTLDNLFDSLKDGEIKDVNVIIKADVQGTAEALSASLQKIEVEGVRVKIVHSAVGAITESDITLASASGAIVVGFNVRPTIQARQQAEQDEVDIRLHSIIYNVIDEIETAMNGLLEPEYEEVITGQMLIRETYAVSKVGTIGGCYVTDGSIKRDGGIRLIRDNIVIHEGKLASLKRFKDDAKEVKMGFECGAMIEDYNDIKVDDVIEGFEMVEIKRK, via the coding sequence ATGAGTAAGAAAAGAATTTATGAATTCGCAAAAGAAATCGATCAATCGAATAAAGCAATCGTCGATAAAGCCCAATCACTAGGTATGGATATTAAAAACCATATGGGGTCAATTAGTTCTGAACAAGAAAAACAATTAAAAGCAGCCTTTAAAGGAGGAGCAAAACCAGCTCCTAAAGGAAATGCTAAGCCAGCAGTTAAACCTGCTGAAAAACCAGCGTCACAAAGACCAAATGCGGCTCGTCCAAACTTTGATACGTCTGAAAGACCAGCGTCACAAAGACCAAATGCAGCTCGTCCAAACTTCAGTGCAGATGAAAGAAAAGTTGCACCCAAACCAGCAGCAAAACCTGCTGAAAAACCAGTACAACAAAAACCAGCTGCACCGAAACCAGCTGCTAAGCCAACTGAAAGACCAGCACAACAAAAACCAGCTGCGTCTAAACCAGTAGCTAAACCAGCTGAAAAACCAGCGCAACAAAAGCCTGCTGCATCTAAACCAGCAGCTAAGCCAGCTGAAAGACCAGCACAACAAAAACCAGCTGCGTCTAAACCAGCGCAACAACAAAATCGTCCAGCTCAAAATCAAAACAATCGCCCAGCACAGGGACAAAATCAAAACAATCGCCCGGCACAAGGTCAAAACCAAAATGCTCGTGGTGGTCAACAAGGTGGACAAAACAACCGTGGTGGACAAGGTGGCTACCAAGGTCGCAGTAATAACAACTACCGCCCAGGTGGACAAGGTGGTTATCAAGGACGTAACAACAATCGCTTTAATAAAAAAGGGCGTAAGAAACAATATCCAGCTTCAAACAAACCTGCTGTACCAGCACGTAAGTTTAAAGAATTACCAGAAGTGTTAGTTTACACAGAAGGTATGAACGTTGCTGAAATCTCTAAAAAAATCTACCGTGATCCAGCTGAAATCATCAAAAAATTATTCATGATGGGTGTTATGGTTAACCAAAACCAAGCCCTTGATAATGATACGATTGAATTATTAGCTGTTGAATATGGTATTGAAGCAGAAGAAAAAGTAGCAGTTGATGTGGCTGATATTGATAAATTCTTCGAACCAGAAGCAATTGAAGAAGGCAACTTACAAGAACGCCCACCAGTTGTGACAATCATGGGTCACGTTGACCATGGTAAAACAACATTATTAGATACGTTACGTAATACTAAAGTAACTGATGGTGAAGCCGGTGGTATCACTCAACATATTGGTGCTTACCAAATTGATGTTGATGGTAAAACAATTACTTTCTTAGATACACCAGGACATGCTGCTTTCACAAGTATGCGTGCACGTGGTGCAAGTATCACTGATATTACCATCTTAGTCGTAGCAGCAGACGATGGTGTTATGCCACAAACTATTGAAGCGATTAACCATGCTAAAGCTGCAGATGTGCCAATTATTGTAGCGGTTAATAAAATCGATAAACCAGGTGCTAACCCTGAAAATGTTATCGGTCAATTGAGTGAACATGGTCTTATTCCAGAAGCTTGGGGTGGCGATACAATGTTCGTTAATATCTCAGCTAAAAACAATGAAAACATTGATGAATTATTAGAAAATATTGTTTTAATTTCTGAAGTGCAAGAATTAAAAGCTGATCCAACGCAACGTGCAATTGGTAGCGTGATTGAAGCGCGTCTTGATAAAGGAAAAGGAACTGTTGCTACATTACTAGTTCAACAAGGTACGCTACGTGTTGGTGATCCTATCGTAGTTGGTAATACATTTGGTCGTGTTCGTACGATGACAAATGATATGGGTCGTCGTGATAAAGAAGCTGGACCAGCAACACCAGTTGAAATCACAGGTTTAAATGATGTGCCACAAGCCGGCGATCGTTTTGTAGTCTTTGAAGATGAGAAAACGGCTCGTGCAGCAGGTGAAGAACGTGCCGCTCGTGCACTATCAGCACAACGTAATACCAACACAGTTGTAACGTTAGATAACTTATTTGATAGCTTGAAAGATGGCGAAATCAAAGATGTTAACGTGATTATCAAAGCTGATGTACAAGGTACAGCTGAAGCATTATCAGCCAGCTTACAAAAAATCGAAGTTGAAGGTGTGCGTGTTAAAATCGTTCACTCAGCAGTTGGTGCCATCACTGAAAGTGATATCACACTAGCTTCTGCCAGTGGGGCAATTGTTGTCGGATTTAATGTCCGTCCAACCATTCAAGCTCGTCAACAAGCTGAACAAGATGAAGTTGATATTCGTTTACACAGTATTATCTATAACGTGATTGATGAAATTGAAACAGCTATGAACGGTTTATTAGAACCTGAATATGAAGAAGTGATTACTGGTCAAATGTTGATCCGTGAAACTTATGCTGTTTCTAAAGTTGGAACAATCGGTGGTTGTTATGTTACCGATGGTTCAATCAAGCGCGATGGTGGTATCCGCTTAATTCGTGATAACATTGTTATCCACGAAGGTAAGCTTGCCAGCTTGAAACGTTTCAAAGATGATGCGAAAGAAGTAAAAATGGGATTTGAATGTGGTGCGATGATTGAAGATTACAATGACATCAAAGTTGATGATGTGATTGAAGGATTTGAAATGGTCGAAATTAAACGTAAATAA
- the rbfA gene encoding 30S ribosome-binding factor RbfA, with protein sequence MVKYRDRKVAQEVQREVNDILQKRVRDPRVQDVTITDVRVTGDLQQATIYYSILSDKASELKKAQEGLDKATGLIRKELGQRLRIYKTPELIFERDESVAYGSRIDELIRNLNKND encoded by the coding sequence ATGGTTAAATATCGTGATCGTAAAGTTGCGCAAGAAGTGCAACGAGAAGTTAATGATATTCTTCAAAAACGTGTCCGTGATCCTCGTGTCCAAGACGTGACTATTACAGACGTTCGTGTGACAGGTGATTTACAACAAGCAACGATTTACTATAGTATTTTATCTGATAAAGCTTCTGAGCTTAAAAAAGCGCAAGAAGGATTAGATAAAGCAACAGGCTTAATTCGTAAAGAGTTAGGCCAACGCTTAAGAATCTATAAAACGCCTGAATTAATTTTTGAGCGTGATGAATCAGTTGCTTACGGAAGTCGTATTGATGAATTAATCCGTAACTTAAACAAAAATGAT